The following nucleotide sequence is from Pochonia chlamydosporia 170 chromosome 4, whole genome shotgun sequence.
GTGCCAGCCAACAGGCCGTGGCAAAAGCGATGAGGACCGATAGACCCCAGTTGTTGCTAGCCGTACTCGAGTCCACATGAACAGCAAACATTATTCCGACAATGATGGCCAGAATGACAATCTCACCACAAGATTGTATCCAAAAAGCAACATTGCTGAGCCTGCTGCGTTCCATTTCATCTCGCTTGTCTAGTTCTTCCTGGCTGATTTCACGATTTTCGAAAGCTAGCTGGGACTCTTTGATGTGTACCGTATTGCGGGCTAGTGATGGAAATGCCGCGGTCCAGTATGTCAATGTGAGCTGATATGCAATTAAGCCCACAATGTACAACCCAGCACCAATCTTCCACTTGTCGGGGTCGTGAActccaagccatccaaaGCCGATGCCATAGGCGATGATGGACCAGACGAACAGCACCCAAGGCCGGCCTGTCCCAAAATCTGCATACGCACCAATGAGTAGGAATAGCGCTGCTTGGATTGCGAATGacatgccattggcaagcAAGACAATACTGTTGACATCACGCTCCCGACCCGCGAAGTAGAGTAGTCCGGAGTCACCCGCAGCTTGGGCAAGGAGGTTCTGAAAAGCCGTTGGTCCAAAATTAAAAAGCGCAAGGCCATTGGACCCAATGTAGTAGAGGTACCATGACCAAATTTCCCATTTGCTTGTTGTAGGTATATCGCCCTCTTCCAGAGCGGGAGTTACAACTTCTCGTCGCTCCTCAGACGGCGCTGCGGCGAGTGGCgagcttggctgcttctcgtCTGTGTTTGGTAACTGTGCATCAGCAGTATCTCCATTCTTCCGCTCCTCAGACTTGACGTCCTTTGCGTCGACGTTACTGGTGGATGACATGGCCGGCTCGACAAAATTGCGATTCAGCGGCCGGgttgatgaaggaagaaaaaagagaatcAAAGACTGGATCTGGGCCCAGTTTGAGGGgttttgccttcttcagtCCGCTTGTACGACACGGGCAGATTCGTTTCATTTTGTGTTCAACCTCTTCACCTTGCGTCGATTGCGGACTTATTGTGGATGTCGGCAGCTCCAAAAGGCtaggttggtgttggatgaccaacaccatcaacggGTATGGCGGATTGTGATGGGCCACTTGCTGGTTGGCGGCATCCAGTTTAACCAGTAGCACGCGCTAGGGGCAAGCCTCAAGAATTGGCGGCATTTGAAATGGGCCATGGTTTTCAGGAGGATCGAAATCTGGAAGAAGATTGTTGGAATATGGGGTTGTTGTGTGTTCGCTGAGTGGCTGACAAGCCAGCGACGTCACTGGCCACTCCACAAGAAGcatggatgaagctgtggTCATTGAGTGTCTGGACCTGGTGAGATTGGCCATTCGGGATTCGGAATGCAACGTTCTGGCGACAATATGACAATATTGAACGAATTGGACAGGGTGTGACATATATTGACTGGTCGCCTTTGCTCCAAGTTACCCGGATAAAAAAGATGGGCGTTGGTCCCAGGAGACAGATGCTGGTCGTCagctgttgatgctgatgataACAGGGAAGGTGAGGCCCACGCAGATGAGTGGGTCTTCCCTGTGCTGATAACGCTGGCCAAGCCTGAGGAAAGAGCGATTGCAGTCTTGGCTGGTTCCAACCTGCCAAGGTTTGTAGCAACTGCCAACTGTAGCGATGGCCTTGAATTCCAAGTCTGGCTTTGAGACTCTATGgactcaagtgctctctTTGCCTTGTCGCATACTatctaggtacctaggtaggtagacaCTTGACGTTTTCAACCGTGACCAAGTCAAGCTGCAATTTTGCCGCAGCTGTCGGCTTCACCGTGCTCACTTGCCTGACTTGGCTGCTGAATGGCTGGGCATTGCAATTACCCGTATAGGGTGGTGCATGCAGACACAAGCAAAACCAATATTGTCGATCCTCTTGTCACGCTGTTGGCTGCTCTTAATGAAGGAGATTCCTCGGGGAGTGCCAGTAAGTTTCAGTCTTTACCCTTCACTGCTTAGCCCATTGCCGCTGGCCGAGGACTTTTGCTATGCTCATTCTGGCTTCTGAAGTACCCATATACGATGCCTGTGCTGATTGGTCTTAGTTATGATGTGTTTCGTGCACTGACATTGCCAAGGTCCTCATTTGATAGAATTGAGCGAAATTATGACTCGTTCCACGAACTCGACATGGCATACTGAACCCGGAGAGGCTTGGATGAGCATGATACACAATTTTGGGATGTCATGATGTTCATGTCATAAAGTCGCACGGTACCGCTGCATGTGACCGCCCTGCGGACCGAGATGGAGCCCAGGCGTATGCAAGAGGTTACAGAAGGAATTTATCTCCATCCTCTCATTACTATACCGTCCCTTCCACCGCTACAGGATCAAATGTCCAAAGCCTATAACAAGACTGATGCCGGAACGGATTTCTGTTTCTGGACGCCCCGCTCTTCCTCTCCGCATTCTCTTCAGACTACCCCGTATGTTCTAGCCCCAATCCTAAACATATAGGTTGTGCGGGTGTTGTATTTAAATAGAGGTGATACGACTGCCGAGAAGTGGCTGAGAAATTTGAGGGGTAAGCATTTATGTTTTGGGCAAGTTTACGTACAACGAGCTTCGAAGTAATAAGGTAACCCTGCTCTTTTGACTTCTGTCATAGACACCAGCTCTTTCAGAACTGTGCtatgaagaaggagattgtAGCATTATATCATACCTCGGTGATACAAGGATCTATGGCCATGAAGGCTGCGAAAGTCAGACAGCTCTCTTCTCTCCTGAGAAGCAGCGGTCAACTTTGCTGGCATCAAATTACAGCTCGTAGATCTTGGAAATCAAACCCATCAATTTTTATCCTCATTCTGCACCGCGATAAGTGCATGCAATGTCAATCTGCAGAAGTTTCTGCACAGCGGAacagacatcaattgatgctttcCCTGAAGGCATTCCATTCACTTCTTAGTTCAGATGTAAGTCTTCATTAAGCATGGGAAACAGTTAACTCGTAAATGGCTTCGAAAAGTTGAAGCGGCATCTTCGACAATGAGCAACATATCTGCCCAAACAAACCCTGACCACATGGATTGGCTGTCAGGTCCAAGTTTCTCCACTTTCACGTTAAACCCCAGTTTCCACCAGGCAGAACATCTCAATTCCTACATTCAAGGTGCGGCATATCACCACACAACCCACGTCTTCCGGAGACGCCTGTCATAGTTCACCAGCCTTCGACGTGACGAGAAAGGGTtaactggtcaactggtaatGCTGACCAATTTCCCTGCGGAGCTGCTTGACGCCATCATTGCGCACCTGCCCGCAGATCGCCACGTCAACTCCCTGGCTCAAACAAGTCGTCACCTTTATTTGGCTGTCAATCCCTCTTTATATCGTCGAAAGCCTTATGCACTTTCATGGGCTGCTGAAAATGGGCGAATAACAACAGCACAGCTAGCTTTGAATGGCTGTCCAGACCTGGATCTCGATGAGGCAGCATCGAATACCGGCGAGAGCATCTTGAGCTTGGCTGCCAAGAATGGACACAAGCACATGGTGGAATGGCTGCTGGCCAAGAATATAATCCATGTGAATCACCGCGATGAGGCAACCGGTCGCACGGCTTTGATACATGCCATCGGAGAAGGCCATATAGACATCATCAAAACACTGCTGGCACATCCTTACATTGATGTGAATCTCCAGGCCACGGGCTTCCCCTACTCACCTTTTGGATTGGCTGTTGAAATCGGAAACGAGCACGTGGTGAAGCTGCTACTGCAAGtaccaaacattgaagttgatgtTCGTGACGGCGCTGGAAATACACCACTCATGCATGCTGCTGATGCCGGCGCAGTgtccatcgtcaagctccTGCTGGACACTGGAAAAGTGGAAGATGGTTCAGATGACTT
It contains:
- a CDS encoding autophagy protein (Atg22) (similar to Neosartorya fischeri NRRL 181 XP_001260606.1), which encodes MSSTSNVDAKDVKSEERKNGDTADAQLPNTDEKQPSSPLAAAPSEERREVVTPALEEGDIPTTSKWEIWSWYLYYIGSNGLALFNFGPTAFQNLLAQAAGDSGLLYFAGRERDVNSIVLLANGMSFAIQAALFLLIGAYADFGTGRPWVLFVWSIIAYGIGFGWLGVHDPDKWKIGAGLYIVGLIAYQLTLTYWTAAFPSLARNTVHIKESQLAFENREISQEELDKRDEMERSRLSNVAFWIQSCGEIVILAIIVGIMFAVHVDSSTASNNWGLSVLIAFATACWLALSIPWFILEKKRPGMRIPPGKNIVTVGLWQLYEAATQIWRLKQSLIYLAGYFLLGDSLNTTVTVIATLQNEVVSYNTLTLTYLLIVGIGTQALGIGGFWLIQKKFNLSAKTMFNAIMVFIILLDGWGMIGNWTDKFGFKNVWEVWMYQAYYGLVVCPWYSYSQIMISSVTPRGKEFLFFSVFNIIGKASSFIGPLISSAIIDATPGGTNDSAPFYFLFALSLLSAIGIWTFLDLEKSAREQEEFLIQEKERVYGEDTSGVKEKLAAV